AGAAACAATCCGCTTTATTCAAGTTTATTTACTCCATCAAAGAGAAATCGGCTCCCGATACTACAATAGCTGGTTTTAAAAAACGCTTTCCAATAAGGGTGATTGGGAGAACTGGTTATTAGCTAATCCTGATAAAGGGAAATCGGTTAGCCACGGAGAACGTATGCATAACTGGTCGGAACAATTGCGGAAAGCAGGTAAGAACATGAGGTAATCACTCCTCACTCGCCAGCCCATCCCGCAGTTTCTCCAGAAACGATTTGAGCTTTTTGAGTTTGGCTACATAGCGGGCATTTTCCTGTTTTCGGTTTTCCCGCTCTTTCAAAAACTCACGGGCACCCGGTAAGGTATACTTTTGGTTGTTGATCAGATCCAGAATTTCTGTAAGTTGGTCGATGTCGGCCTGCGTATAGATGCGGTCGCCCGAGCGATTTTTCTTGGGTTGTAGGGTAGGGAACTCCTTTTCATAATACCGCAGCTTAGAGGCATTAATGCCAAACAGCTCGGCTACCTCTTTAATACCATAATAAAGCTTACCTGAACCTTCCATTCGACAAACTTGCTGACGTTCCGTCAAACCTGCAACGTTTTCCGTAATTTTGCAAAAAAGTAGTTAGTAGTTAGGAGCGAGAAGTGAGGAGCCATTCGGTCATGCCTTATCCCCCGGATGGCTCCTCACTTCTCGCTCCTCGCTCCTAAAGACATTAACTAATAAGATGACTTCCCACGAAATACGTCGGCATTTTCTCGACTTCTTCCATTCCAAAGGCCACCTGATTGTGTCTTCGGCTCCACTCGTTGCCAAAAACGACCCGACGCTGATGTTCAACAACTCCGGGATGGCGCAGTTTAAAGATTTTTTCCTCGGTAATGGTACGCCCCCGTCGAAGCGGGTGGCCGATACACAGAAGTGCCTCCGCGTGTCGGGTAAGCACAACGACCTCGAAGATGTGGGGTTCGATACCTACCACCACACCATGTTCGAAATGCTCGGCAACTGGTCTTTCGGGGATTATTTCAAAAAAGAAGCCATCGAATGGGCGTGGGAACTCTTAACCGACATTTATAAACTCCCGAAAGATCGGCTGTACGTATCTGTGTTTCAGGGCGATCAGAAAGATAACGTTCCGTTCGATCAGGAAGCGTTCGACCTCTGGAAACCCATTGTGGGCGAAGACCGGATCATTTACGGGAACAAGAAGGACAACTTCTGGGAAATGGGCGATACGGGTCCCTGTGGCCCCTGTTCAGAAATTCACGTTGACCTGCGTTCGGAAGAAGAGGTAGCTGAGAAACCGGGTAAAGAACTCGTCAATGCCGATCATCCACAGGTTGTTGAAATCTGGAACCTGGTATTCATGCAGTTCAACCGTAAGGCCGATGGTTCGCTGGAGCCGCTGCCTGCCCGCCATGTCGATACAGGGATGGGCTTCGAGCGGTTGTGTATGGCCATTCAGGGCAAAAAATCGAACTACGATACCGATGTGTTTTCGGGAACGATTCACGTGATCGAAGAACTGTCGGGTAAAAAATATGAGGCTGGTACGAGCATGACCGACGTAGCCATGCGCGTCATAGCCGACCATATTCGGGCCGTGTCGTTTGCCATTGCCGATGGTCTGGTACCGTCGAATGCCAAAGCGGGGTACGTAATCCGCCGGATTCTGCGCCGGGCTATCCGATACGGGTATTCGTATCTGAGTCTGACCGAGCCATTTATGACCAAATTGGTGCCAACCTTGGCCATGCAGTTTGCCGATGTATTTTCCGAACTGAACGCCCAGCGTGATTTCGTAGCGACAGTGATTCGTGAAGAGGAGATTGCGTTTCTGCGGACGCTGGGAACCGGGCTTGGTCGATTGGATCAGATCATCGGGCAACTGACTACTGATGGGAAAGCTGAAATTCCAGGCGAAACGGTCTTCGAACTGAACGACACCTTTGGCTTCCCGGCCGATTTAACGGCCCTGATTGCCCGTGAAAAAGGTTTACAAATCGATCAGGCTGGTTTTGAGAAAGCGCTTCAGGAGCAGAAAGCCCGTTCGCGGAAAGATGCAGCCTCGTCGGCTGGTGACTGGATTGAACTGACCGAACTGGATAACAAAGTGGAGTTTGTTGGGTATGATCAGCCCGATACCTACGCTCAGGTTGTGAAGTACCGCAAAATTCAGAACAAGCAGGGAACCCAGGTGCAGGTTGTCCTGGACAAAACCCCGTTCTATGCCGAATCGGGTGGTCAGATTGGTGATACGGGCGTGCTGGAACTGTTCAAGGATTCGGATCAGATTGGTACCTTAACAGTACTGGATACGAAGAAAGAAAACGACCTGGTTATTCACATTGTCCAGAATGTCGATGGGATCGACGATCTGCTGACCGAAGCTGATACAGTTTATGCCGTTATCAATACAGCGCGTCGTGGACTAATTGCCAGCAACCACTCGGCTACACACCTGCTGCATTCAGCCCTGCGGGAAGTACTGGGTATGCATGTAGCCCAGAAAGGGTCGTACGTTGGCCCCGATGCCCTGCGGTTCGATTTTTCGCACTTTAGCAAAGTGACCGACGAGCAACTGGCCGAAGTGGAGAGGATTGTGAACGAGAAAATTCGGGAAGACATTAAACTGGACGAAAAACGGAATGTTCCCATTGAGCAGGCAAAAGCACTGGGAGCAACTGCTTTGTTCGGTGAAAAATACGGTGATTTCGTTCGGGTCATTACCTTCGATCCGAGCTATTCAGTTGAACTTTGCGGTGGTACGCACGTACCGGCAACGGGTCATATTGGCCTTTTCAAGTTTACGGGCGAGGGGTCTGTATCGACGGGTGTTCGTCGGGTAGAAGCCAAAACATCCGCTGGGGCCGAAGCGCTGATCAACGAGCAGATGGCTGTGGTGTCGGAGTTAAAAGAACTGCTCAAAGCCCCGAAAGATGTCGTGAAAGCCGTCCAGGCGCTGCTTGAAGAACGTAGTGCATTACAAAAACAGGTCGAAGCGCTACAAAACGAGAAAGTGCAGCAGTTGAAGAATCAGTTGCTGGAAAAAGTGGAGGCCGTTAACCAGAACGCCGGACCGGGTCACTCGCGCCTTGTTGAGAAGGTAGACGTTCCATCGGCCGATGCCCTAAAACAACTGGCCTACGACCTGAAAGCCAAAGTTGATAACCTGGCGGTAGTGCTTGGGGCAGATATTAATGGAAAACCCCAATTGGCAGTAATGCTTCCCGACTCGCTAATTCAGGGCAAGAATCTGAATGCAGGGCAGGTAGTGAAAGAACTGGCAAAGAACATCAAAGGTGGTGGGGGAGGGCAACCCTTCTTCGCAACGGCTGGTGGCTCTGACCTGTCGGGCCTTGATGCCGCATTGGCGCAGGGTAAGGCGTTGCTTGGGTAAGTTAGTTGTTGTTACACACAGATACACAGAGTAGCTAAATAGGAAAATCGTTGTGAATCTCTCTTTAGCTACTCTGTGCATCTGTGTTTTATTTCATTCGTGGATCTCAGTTGAATGATCGTTTCGGCTACATTAATCTTCGCCCATTTGCGATGCTTTTCATTAACCTTCTTGTTAAGCTGATTTCCTCCACTGCCGTTTTTGCGCAGTAACAGAACGTCGGTGGCGTTGATCAAGCCGGGCTCTCTGATTGATGGGTGAACGGGTACTATCCTGACAAAGAAACTGATTGCCACCCATAGTAAGACGGTTGTGGGCGTAAGGCTACAAATCGAGCTGGGTGGGCGATATTGAAGTGAGCACACCTGCCGAAGTCGATAAAATACTGGATTCGCTGCAAGGGCTGCAGGTCGATTTTGTGAAGATTACTGACAACGCCATCAAGCCGGATATTTACGAACACTTGAGTTACCTGCTCAAGGCTGGTTCCTCACGTGATAAAGAGGTAGCGGAAAAAGTACGAGCCGGTACGCTTACGGTCCGTGTGGCTTCACCCATGGTTACGCAGCGTTTCGATGAAGCAACGGCGATGGCGGTATATGGGCGGATGGCTAAAAATAGCACCTTTGTCGTACCTACGCTGACCATCAGCCGTACCATTGCCTTAGCAGAATCCGCTACTATCGAGGCTACCCAGGCCATCAACACGGTTATTCTGCGCGGAACCGTGCATACCCGAAAGACGTTGGATGAGTTACTGGTCGAAGCACAAAAGAAAGCCAGTACAAAGTAATGACTCCATCGTCGCAACCGATTGGCGTGTTCGACTCCGGCTACGGTGGCCTGACCATCTTACGCGAAATCGTTAAAACGCTTCCTCAATACGATTACATATACCTGGGCGATAATGCCCGAACCCCCTACGGTACCCGCTCGTTCGAAACCGTTTATCACTACACGCTGGAGTGTGTCCGGCATCTGTTCGATAGGGGGTGCCGACTGGTCATTCTGGCCTGTAATACGGCATCGGCCAAAGCGTTACGGAATATCCAGCAATTGGATTTGCCAACGTTGGCACCCGGACCAGATGGCCCTGCACGACGAGTTCTGGGCGTGATTCGACCGACGACCGAAGTCATTGGAAACTACTCGAAAACGGGCAGCGTCGGTATTCTGGCTACGCGTGGAACGGTTACCTCGGAGTCGTATGTCGTCGAAATTGAAAAGGCGTTTCCAACTGTAAAGGTGTTTCAGGAAGCCTGCCCCATGTGGGTGCCCCTGGTCGAAAATGGTGAGTACGATCATCCCGGAGCCGACTATTTTGTGAAACAACACCTTGATCGGCTACTATTAAAGTCAACGGACATTGATACAATCCTGCTGGCCTGTACTCATTATCCGCTGTTGCTGGAAAAAATCCGGCAGTATGCCCCGGCCAACGCTACTATTTTGAGCCAGGGTGGTATTGTGGCTGAAAGCTTGGCAGACTATCTGGTACGCCATCCTGAAATTGAAACCCAGTGCAGTAAACACGCACAACGCGCCTTTCTGACCACCGACTCAACTGAAGATTTCGACCGACAGGCCACAATTTTTTATGGAGAGCCCGTACAGTCGGCCCATCTGGTGCTTTAAATCCGTATGCAATTTTGTGTAAGTGCATTTTCTGGGTAATAATCAGTACATTAATGGCGTATTTGTTACATTTACCTAAACGAACCTCTTAACAAAAATCACCATGAACAAACGTTTTACGTCCGCTTTTACACTATTTTTAGTAGCTGCAAATGGGTTTGCACAAGTGAAAAATGGTGGAGGGGTTGGGAAGGATACAGGTAAAGAACATTGGTCTGGTGTCGATTTATACTCAATCCTGATTGGCATAGCGATTGGCCTTATTATTGGCTACTTTCTGGGTAAACGGTCGTCAAAGTCGTAGTTTGTTTACGTGGTTTATACGTATCAATACAGGAACGGTGTAGGCTTGCCCTTTCATGGAAGGGTCTGAATAGCAAAAGAAGCCCGTTTTTTTCGCTTTGTAGACTAACTTATTGCGTTGAAGCAGTTGGCCTGCCTTATTAAAGACAGCGCCCACCCGTTCGGGAAATGTGCCTGGCTGTGTCTGGAGCTGATGACGAATTGCGTCGAGGTTAGTTAGTCTTTCGTTGGAGAAAATAAACACCATGTATTCCGTTCCAGGGTTTCCCGAAAGCGTAAGCAATGAATCTTTCGTAACATCAATGAGTGTATTGGCTGATACAAGCGGAGCGAATGTGCTTGCTGGGAAGAGCGTCGTGATTACACTGTCGGTTGAAGTAGCTGCCAATACGTATAGATATGATTGAGTGGTTGACTTAATCGTTAGCCTTAGTGATGTGCTAGTAGAGAGTGGTTTAGTCAGCGTATAGCCTTTGACCGAACGACCGTACTGGGTGGTTGTTGCTGCTAACGGGGTAGTAGGCGATAAGGCGTGATAAAGCGATACATCGGCCGACAAAACAACTGCGCTATTGTTGGCGGGTAAATAAGCCTGATAGCCATACTTGGCAAATCGGGCAAAGTTCTCATAGGTTATCCAGAAGAAGCCACCATCCCCCCAGTTCTTTCCCCAACTATTAATTAATTTGAAAGCGCCCTGACCCAGCATATTGTCATCATAGCCTACTACACACATAGCATGGCCAAAATCGAGCGTATTCGATAAATCAGGTTTCCATTGGATGGCTGGTGGGGCCGTATCCGACGAAACAAGCTGCATAACCGAGTTTTTGAGCTTGGTAAAAAAGAGCCGACTAAACGAAAGGTGTCCAATCGAAGGGGTTAATTCCATGCCAATCACCACTGGGGAGCGTTCTGCCAAAGCCTGTTTCGTGGCCTGAATCTTGTCTGCTTTATCGTCGGTAATACTGAACACCTTCACATAGTCCAGTATTTTTGAATTTGGATCTGGTTTATTATCAGGTGTTCCCAGACAGGCATTGATATCCGGGTAACTTGAAAAGCTGGCCAGGCCATATTTTTGGCAAAAGTCGAGAGCGCTCTCGGCAAAAATCCCAAACGAGCAATTAGCGTCGCCGGCATCCTTTATAAAATTGTAGAGATACGACGGTGAAAAACTGTGTTTACGAATCGCTGCTTTATCGGTAAGGTTTAGTTTTATTGCTTCCAGTGTTGAACGCATATAATAGCCAATAGCAACTGCCACACACATCCCTTCTTGACCCTGATCGACAACGGGTGGGGTGTACTTCGATAAATCCACAACCCTTGGGGTTTTTAGCTTGAAAATGGGTTTCTGCAGCAACTGGTTATATCTGTCTTCGTCCACTCGAAACCCCTGCCATTGGGCTCCCCGTGAACTCGTACCCGACGCTTGTATAGCCACTGGGTTCGACGATATTTTTTGCTGAGCGCTGCACGGGTGTATGTCGAGAATAGTGCTTTGTTTGCTATCCGGCATATAGATCTCGGTAATGGCCTGTACCCATTGAAACGAAATTCTCGAAAGCTCGGTGGTTCGAGTATTGTCCAGTATGGAGAGGAATGCTTTGTTGAAGGCATTCGTAAAGAGGGTGCCCGCAGCCCCACTACCCATATACCTGGATTTTGGATTCAACGAACTACCGAACTGGACAACCCCGCAATTTTGTATGAAAAGCCGTTTGAGGATTTCCCGCTCCAGATTTACAGTATAGATAACCGTACCGGCCACTGTTCCTTCTTTCAGAGAAGTCTCAGTCTTATAATCGGCCAGAATCAGGCTAAGGTGTGCTTTTTGAGTCTTCAGCCATGTTTCCAGTTCACTGACTGCCAGGCCGCGTTCGGTAACGTCGTCCAGTCGCCAATTGGCCAGTTTAGCGGTAGGAGCCGACGGACTGATGCCATAGCCTGAAAAATAGACGATGATGATATCCTTCGGGGTCGTCTGGAGTGACGAAACGGTTTCTTTGAGGGTCTGGCTGGTAAAATGGTCTTTGGGAATCCGCCAGTTCTGGATTTGATAGGATAATCCATTAGCAATTTTGTTTATCACCTGTGCTATCAGGCTGTCGTTTTCCATATTGACACGGGCAAACTCCAGCTCGTTCTGTTCTTCCACGTAAATGATATGTACGAGGGGCTGGCTGACTGGCGTTTTGTGGATTACTGGCTGTTGCCTGGGCTGCAGATTGGACAGTAGGTCAGTTGAGTTGTTAAGAGCGGGTTTGCTGGGGTCCAGAAAATGGATCTGAGCAAAAACCGCGACCGTACAGCAGCAAAAGTAGAAAGCTAAAGCAATACGTTTCATCGAGTAAGTTAAGGTAGGAGGATTGTCTGATTAGTCGTTCTGTCTGGTAATCAATGTGCAACGAATATATATATTTGTTAGCCAACTCATATTTCTATGAAGCCTCTTTTCCTGCTCATTGGCTTGTCAATTGTTTCGGTTCCAGCGCTTGCCCAGATAAACCTAGCCGACAGTCTACAAAACCTGTTGGCCAGGCCCATCCCCGATACCAGCAAAGTGTTGGCCCTTGATCGGTTAAGTCGGGCATGGATGTATGCAAAGCCGTTTGAAGCCATGCAATGTGCCAGAAAGGGCTTACAGATGGCACAACGTATTGGATATGCCCGAGGAGAGGCCCGTATTCAGAACCGGATTGGGACAATTTTTCGGCTTACCGGCAATTTCGATCAGGCACTACAGGCCCACCTGACGTCCATAAACATTGCAGAAGCCAATCAGGATAAGGACGCACTGGCTCGAACGTATAATAACCTCGGTAACCTCTACATCGAGCAGAACAACTGGACGCAGGCAATCCACTATTTGCAAAAAGCACTTAGACTGGCTGACGAATTGAATGATAGTGATTTAAAACAAATTGTACTGACCAATCTGGGCTATGATTATATTTCGCAGAGCCGTTTGGACTCTGCCCTCAAGTATACAACCATAGCCTATCAGGAAGCCGTAAAACTCAAAACGAGCGATCGGCAGGCCGAACTGATGAATCTGGGAAATGTGTATGGCCAGTTAGGGAAATACAAAGAGGCCCTGCGGTATTTCCGGTTAAGTGTCGAAAACGGAAAGACGTCAGAAAATGCCCGTGTATTAAGTCAGACCTATTATGAAATGGCCGATGTCTTTAACAAAATGGGCCAGAAGGACTCGACTATTTTCTATGCTAACCAATCGTTGACAGTCGCACAGCGGAGCGCATTGCAGCTTAATATCGTTAAAGCCAGTTCCTTAC
This window of the Spirosoma aerolatum genome carries:
- a CDS encoding MerR family transcriptional regulator — its product is MEGSGKLYYGIKEVAELFGINASKLRYYEKEFPTLQPKKNRSGDRIYTQADIDQLTEILDLINNQKYTLPGAREFLKERENRKQENARYVAKLKKLKSFLEKLRDGLASEE
- the alaS gene encoding alanine--tRNA ligase — protein: MTSHEIRRHFLDFFHSKGHLIVSSAPLVAKNDPTLMFNNSGMAQFKDFFLGNGTPPSKRVADTQKCLRVSGKHNDLEDVGFDTYHHTMFEMLGNWSFGDYFKKEAIEWAWELLTDIYKLPKDRLYVSVFQGDQKDNVPFDQEAFDLWKPIVGEDRIIYGNKKDNFWEMGDTGPCGPCSEIHVDLRSEEEVAEKPGKELVNADHPQVVEIWNLVFMQFNRKADGSLEPLPARHVDTGMGFERLCMAIQGKKSNYDTDVFSGTIHVIEELSGKKYEAGTSMTDVAMRVIADHIRAVSFAIADGLVPSNAKAGYVIRRILRRAIRYGYSYLSLTEPFMTKLVPTLAMQFADVFSELNAQRDFVATVIREEEIAFLRTLGTGLGRLDQIIGQLTTDGKAEIPGETVFELNDTFGFPADLTALIAREKGLQIDQAGFEKALQEQKARSRKDAASSAGDWIELTELDNKVEFVGYDQPDTYAQVVKYRKIQNKQGTQVQVVLDKTPFYAESGGQIGDTGVLELFKDSDQIGTLTVLDTKKENDLVIHIVQNVDGIDDLLTEADTVYAVINTARRGLIASNHSATHLLHSALREVLGMHVAQKGSYVGPDALRFDFSHFSKVTDEQLAEVERIVNEKIREDIKLDEKRNVPIEQAKALGATALFGEKYGDFVRVITFDPSYSVELCGGTHVPATGHIGLFKFTGEGSVSTGVRRVEAKTSAGAEALINEQMAVVSELKELLKAPKDVVKAVQALLEERSALQKQVEALQNEKVQQLKNQLLEKVEAVNQNAGPGHSRLVEKVDVPSADALKQLAYDLKAKVDNLAVVLGADINGKPQLAVMLPDSLIQGKNLNAGQVVKELAKNIKGGGGGQPFFATAGGSDLSGLDAALAQGKALLG
- the murI gene encoding glutamate racemase, whose product is MTPSSQPIGVFDSGYGGLTILREIVKTLPQYDYIYLGDNARTPYGTRSFETVYHYTLECVRHLFDRGCRLVILACNTASAKALRNIQQLDLPTLAPGPDGPARRVLGVIRPTTEVIGNYSKTGSVGILATRGTVTSESYVVEIEKAFPTVKVFQEACPMWVPLVENGEYDHPGADYFVKQHLDRLLLKSTDIDTILLACTHYPLLLEKIRQYAPANATILSQGGIVAESLADYLVRHPEIETQCSKHAQRAFLTTDSTEDFDRQATIFYGEPVQSAHLVL
- a CDS encoding C1 family peptidase gives rise to the protein MKRIALAFYFCCCTVAVFAQIHFLDPSKPALNNSTDLLSNLQPRQQPVIHKTPVSQPLVHIIYVEEQNELEFARVNMENDSLIAQVINKIANGLSYQIQNWRIPKDHFTSQTLKETVSSLQTTPKDIIIVYFSGYGISPSAPTAKLANWRLDDVTERGLAVSELETWLKTQKAHLSLILADYKTETSLKEGTVAGTVIYTVNLEREILKRLFIQNCGVVQFGSSLNPKSRYMGSGAAGTLFTNAFNKAFLSILDNTRTTELSRISFQWVQAITEIYMPDSKQSTILDIHPCSAQQKISSNPVAIQASGTSSRGAQWQGFRVDEDRYNQLLQKPIFKLKTPRVVDLSKYTPPVVDQGQEGMCVAVAIGYYMRSTLEAIKLNLTDKAAIRKHSFSPSYLYNFIKDAGDANCSFGIFAESALDFCQKYGLASFSSYPDINACLGTPDNKPDPNSKILDYVKVFSITDDKADKIQATKQALAERSPVVIGMELTPSIGHLSFSRLFFTKLKNSVMQLVSSDTAPPAIQWKPDLSNTLDFGHAMCVVGYDDNMLGQGAFKLINSWGKNWGDGGFFWITYENFARFAKYGYQAYLPANNSAVVLSADVSLYHALSPTTPLAATTTQYGRSVKGYTLTKPLSTSTSLRLTIKSTTQSYLYVLAATSTDSVITTLFPASTFAPLVSANTLIDVTKDSLLTLSGNPGTEYMVFIFSNERLTNLDAIRHQLQTQPGTFPERVGAVFNKAGQLLQRNKLVYKAKKTGFFCYSDPSMKGQAYTVPVLIRINHVNKLRL